One stretch of Centroberyx gerrardi isolate f3 chromosome 13, fCenGer3.hap1.cur.20231027, whole genome shotgun sequence DNA includes these proteins:
- the LOC144542148 gene encoding immunoglobulin lambda-1 light chain-like: MLFLPSVALCCFSTAAVAMAAELLQDQLSLTSREDEKVSFSCKDTDQCDSDYVFWYQKKETETFTLILRIYKKNCDVNSGYNHPQKDDFSAVRTENGCELRINKVKLLHSATYYCSCLKSGYFTVAVGFYLIFGSGTRLYVTAERVVKPKVSVYPASRADLKGKSSLLCLATSMFPPLVRFSWRREETGTTEGETVELGEPGRPAAILLIDREKAAAYPYVCSVKHQGGAVEARIPAGNEGRPLVFSADLASFFTLDSFSISEPPVAPTTAAAASGPPERDTAHQTDCKITCCCTFTTQHLDSLGLYSCEEHKLHLN; this comes from the exons ATGCTTTTCCTCCCAAGTGTTGCtctgtgct GTTTCTCTACAGCAgcggttgccatggcagcagagCTGCTTCAGGACCAGTTATCATTGACCagcagagaagatgagaaggttTCCTTCAGCTGTAAAGACACTGACCAGTGTGACAGCGATTATGTATTCTGGTaccagaagaaagagacagaaacattcaCATTGATTCTTCGTATTTATAAGAAGAATTGTGACGTTAATTCGGGTTACAACCATCCTCAAAAAGATGATTTCTCAGCTGTAAGAACAGAGAACGGCTGTGAGTTGCGGATCAATAAAGTAAAACTCCTCCATTCAGCCACCTACTACTGCTCCTGTTTGAAGTCAG GATATTTCACTGTGGCCGTCGGCTTCTACTTGATCTTTGGTTCTGGCACCAGACTGTATGTGACAG CTGAGCGAGTCGTGAAGCCCAAAGTGAGCGTGTACCCAGCGTCCAGAGCGGACCTGAAGGGGAAGAGCTCCCTGCTGTGTCTGGCCACATCCATGTTTCCTCCTCTGGTCCGGTtctcctggaggagagaggagaccggGACTACCGAGGGAGAGACGGTGGAGCTCGGAGAGCCGGGCCGCCCCGCCGCCATCCTGCTTATCGATCGGGAAAAGGCGGCGGCGTATCCATACGTCTGCTCCGTGAAGCACCAAGGAGGCGCGGTGGAAGCCCGGATACCAGCAGGTAATGAAGGCCGGCCGCTTGTGTTTAGCGCTGATTTAgcttcatttttcacattgGACTCCTTTTCTATTTCAGAGCCTCCTGTGGCTccaacaacagctgctgcagccagcGGCCCTCCAGAAAGAGACACAGCTCACCAGACTGACTGTAAgatcacctgctgctgcacattcaCTACTCAGCATTTGGACAGTTTGGGGCTTTACAGCTGTGAGGAGCACAAGCTACATTTAAACTGA
- the LOC144542171 gene encoding immunoglobulin lambda-1 light chain-like produces the protein MLFLPSVALCCFSTAAVAMAAELLQDQLSLTSKVNEKVSFSCKDTDQCYLDYVYWYQKKETETFTVIIRIDISDGDVNSDYNHPQIADFSVERKGKGCELRINKVKLLHSATYYCSCWKSGYLYGIFGSGTRLYVTAERVVKPKVSVYPASRADLKGKSSLLCLATSMFPPLVRFSWRREETGTTEGETVELGEPGRPAAILLIDREKAAAYPYVCSVKHQGGAVEALIPAQTDCKITCCLCKFTTNHLYSLGDLQCVMIRI, from the exons ATGCTTTTCCTCCCAAGTGTTGCtctgtgct GTTTCTCTACAGCAgcggttgccatggcagcagagCTGCTTCAGGACCAGTTATCATTGACCAGCAAAGTTAATGAGAAGGTTTCCTTCAGCTGTAAAGACACTGACCAGTGTTACTTGGATTATGTATACTGGTaccagaagaaagagacagaaacattcaCAGTGATTATTCGTATTGATATTAGCGATGGTGACGTTAATTCAGATTACAACCATCCTCAAATAGCTGATTTCTCAGTTGAAAGAAAGGGGAAAGGCTGTGAGTTGCGGATCAATAAAGTAAAACTCCTCCATTCAGCCACCTACTACTGCTCCTGTTGGAAGTCAG GCTACTTGTACGGGATCTTTGGTTCTGGCACCAGACTGTATGTGACAG CTGAGCGAGTCGTGAAGCCCAAAGTGAGCGTGTACCCAGCGTCCAGAGCGGACCTGAAGGGGAAGAGCTCCCTGCTGTGTCTGGCCACATCCATGTTTCCTCCTCTGGTCCGGTtctcctggaggagagaggagaccggGACTACCGAGGGAGAGACGGTGGAGCTCGGAGAGCCGGGCCGCCCCGCCGCCATCCTGCTTATCGATCGGGAAAAGGCGGCGGCGTATCCATACGTCTGCTCCGTGAAGCACCAAGGAGGCGCGGTGGAAGCCCTGATACCAGCACAAACTGACTGTAAGATCACCTGCTGCCTTTGCAAATTCACAACAAATCATTTGTACAGTTTGGgggatttacagtgtgtgatgATCAGAATCTAA